In the Kribbella sp. NBC_00482 genome, one interval contains:
- a CDS encoding peptidase C39 family protein, with translation MTSARSVTALILGVVVLSAGSLPSEAVKVAPARQIAYRTWTSNADFLAGQQFGTTVADGALTFGTSSGTTAYVDPFGDGTAKSYDQTSWVSPHVSTGFGLTELVASWNATTPPGTWVEVSMAGTTNLGTATKWYVLGRWSGGDDTAAGDIHRTSVPSQGDANGSVAVDTFQSAKGQWLDRWQLKVTLYRLSGTTQSPVVRSVGAMASRLPSDKKVAVSPLGGAEGIVLDVPTYSQETHIGHYPQWDGGGEAWCSATSTAMVLDYYGAGPTAAETAWVDPADPDPQVDHSARSVFDYAYDGAGNWPFNTAYAGSRGVDAFVTRLRSLTEAEQFIKAGIPLIASLSFKKGDLPGAGYGTNGHLMVIVGFDQNGNVVVNDPASHLIASNDQVRTTYDRTAFENAWVPHSGGLVYVVHPEGMPLPAPSDPQHNW, from the coding sequence ATGACTTCCGCCCGTTCTGTCACCGCGCTGATTCTCGGTGTGGTTGTGCTCAGCGCCGGCAGCTTGCCGAGCGAAGCCGTGAAGGTCGCACCGGCACGGCAGATCGCCTATCGCACGTGGACGTCGAACGCCGACTTCCTGGCCGGCCAGCAGTTCGGCACCACGGTCGCCGACGGCGCCCTGACGTTCGGTACGTCGAGCGGCACCACGGCGTACGTCGACCCGTTCGGCGACGGCACCGCCAAGTCCTACGACCAGACCAGTTGGGTCTCGCCGCACGTCAGCACCGGCTTCGGGCTGACCGAACTGGTCGCCTCCTGGAACGCGACCACCCCGCCGGGGACCTGGGTCGAGGTCTCGATGGCAGGTACGACGAACCTCGGCACGGCCACCAAGTGGTACGTGCTCGGCCGCTGGTCCGGTGGCGACGACACCGCGGCCGGCGACATCCACCGGACCTCGGTGCCCAGCCAGGGCGACGCCAACGGATCCGTTGCCGTCGACACCTTCCAGTCCGCCAAAGGTCAGTGGCTCGATCGCTGGCAGCTCAAGGTCACCCTGTACCGGTTGAGCGGTACGACGCAGTCGCCCGTCGTCCGGTCCGTCGGCGCGATGGCCTCCCGGCTCCCCTCGGACAAGAAGGTTGCCGTCAGCCCCCTCGGCGGCGCGGAGGGCATCGTCCTCGACGTACCGACGTACTCGCAGGAGACGCACATCGGTCACTATCCGCAGTGGGACGGCGGCGGCGAGGCCTGGTGCTCGGCGACGTCCACCGCGATGGTGCTGGACTACTACGGCGCCGGTCCGACCGCGGCCGAGACCGCGTGGGTCGATCCGGCCGACCCGGATCCACAGGTCGACCACTCGGCCCGATCGGTCTTCGACTACGCGTACGACGGTGCGGGCAACTGGCCGTTCAACACGGCGTACGCCGGGTCTCGCGGCGTGGACGCCTTCGTCACGCGGCTGCGGTCGCTGACCGAGGCGGAGCAGTTCATCAAGGCGGGAATCCCGCTGATCGCGTCGCTGTCGTTCAAGAAGGGCGACCTGCCTGGTGCGGGCTACGGGACCAACGGGCACCTGATGGTGATCGTCGGGTTCGACCAGAACGGGAACGTGGTCGTCAACGACCCCGCGTCCCACCTCATCGCCAGTAACGACCAGGTGCGGACGACGTACGACCGGACCGCCTTCG
- a CDS encoding GNAT family N-acetyltransferase yields MSYSLPIETDRLTLRRYVENDYDDLLKLQSNPDVTRFLLYDVRTPEQVTEALTGRLADVPMDRDGRALTVAVVLRDTGQHLGEVTLFMNNVEHRTGEIGYVFHPESHGHGYAAEASVELLRLGFEELGLHRIIARLDARNTGSVKLLERLGLRQEAHFVQNEYLKGEWTDELVFALLYSEWDKRS; encoded by the coding sequence GTGAGCTATTCGCTGCCGATCGAGACTGACCGCCTGACCCTTCGACGCTACGTCGAGAACGACTACGACGACCTGCTGAAACTGCAGTCGAACCCTGACGTCACACGTTTTCTGCTGTACGACGTGCGCACGCCGGAGCAGGTCACGGAGGCCCTCACCGGCCGGTTGGCCGATGTCCCGATGGACCGCGACGGTCGAGCGCTCACCGTCGCGGTGGTCCTGCGGGACACCGGTCAGCACCTGGGTGAGGTGACGCTGTTCATGAACAACGTCGAGCACCGCACCGGCGAGATCGGCTATGTCTTCCACCCGGAGTCGCACGGCCACGGGTACGCCGCCGAGGCATCGGTCGAACTGCTGCGGCTCGGCTTCGAGGAGCTCGGCCTGCACCGGATCATCGCGCGGCTGGACGCCCGCAACACCGGCTCGGTGAAGCTGCTCGAGCGGCTCGGTCTGCGGCAGGAGGCGCACTTCGTGCAGAACGAGTACCTCAAGGGCGAGTGGACCGACGAGCTCGTTTTCGCCCTGCTCTACAGCGAATGGGACAAACGTTCGTAA
- a CDS encoding lysozyme, whose translation MKSALFTGAAATLGLILASVGSAQASPVPESSTASHQPTAQARQHGIDRAGDAYMGWTQNTTTTASTTSTAPAEMAPTATVEGIDVSSHQGNVNWASYWSAGKRFAYVKATEGNYYTNPYFAQQYNGSYNVGMIRGAYHFATPNDSSGANQATYFLAHGGGWSRDGKTLPGALDIEYNPYGATCYGLSASAMVSWIRDFANTYKARTGRDVPIYTNLDWWTRCTGNSTAFNSTNPLWVAKYASSPGTLPGGWPFHTIWQYTSSPVDSNRFNGDMSRLTALANG comes from the coding sequence GTGAAGTCCGCCCTTTTCACGGGTGCCGCCGCTACCCTCGGCCTGATCTTGGCCTCGGTCGGCTCCGCCCAAGCAAGCCCGGTGCCGGAAAGCAGCACCGCGTCCCACCAGCCCACCGCACAGGCACGTCAGCACGGCATCGACCGCGCCGGCGACGCCTACATGGGCTGGACGCAGAACACTACGACCACCGCCAGCACGACCAGCACAGCCCCGGCCGAGATGGCGCCCACCGCCACCGTCGAAGGTATCGACGTGTCGAGTCACCAGGGGAACGTCAACTGGGCCTCGTACTGGAGTGCCGGCAAGCGGTTCGCCTACGTGAAGGCGACCGAGGGCAACTACTACACGAACCCGTACTTCGCCCAGCAGTACAACGGGTCCTACAACGTCGGGATGATCCGCGGCGCCTACCACTTCGCCACCCCGAACGACTCCAGCGGCGCCAACCAGGCCACCTACTTCCTGGCCCACGGCGGCGGCTGGTCCCGCGACGGCAAGACGCTGCCGGGTGCGCTCGACATCGAGTACAACCCGTACGGCGCCACCTGCTACGGGCTGAGCGCGTCCGCGATGGTCAGCTGGATCCGCGACTTCGCCAACACCTACAAGGCGCGCACCGGCCGGGACGTGCCGATCTACACGAACCTGGACTGGTGGACCCGGTGCACCGGGAACAGCACCGCGTTCAACTCCACGAACCCGCTATGGGTGGCGAAGTACGCCTCCTCGCCGGGGACACTGCCCGGCGGCTGGCCGTTCCACACCATCTGGCAGTACACCTCGTCGCCGGTCGACTCGAACCGGTTCAACGGCGACATGTCCCGGCTGACGGCGCTGGCGAACGGATAA
- the cysS gene encoding cysteine--tRNA ligase, protein MTLRLYDTATAAVRDFEPVHPGKVGIYHCGLTVQGAPHVGHIYKEVVFDVLRRWLERSGYEVTVIANVTDIEDKILTKSAERGVPWWAHAYEFERELHWAYDVLGCRPPTYEPRATGHIPEMLEMIAELIEGGHAYVAPDGSGDVYFDVKSWPAYGALSHQRIDDMEAAEDADPRGKRDPRDFALWKGWTDATPRTASWPAPWGRGRPGWHIECSAMAGKYLGDEFDIHGGGLDLRFPHHENELAQSTAVGQKFARFWMHNALVTTAGEKMSKSMGNSAVVRNVVERVRPIELRYYLVQSHYRSVVEFSFEALDEAAKSFQRIEGFVTRAVEVTGGVEPDAELPGDFVAAMDDDLGTPAAIAVLHNTVRDGNKLVADGDSEALREVLASVRGMLGVLGLDPLAEPWVSRAGGSDELTEVVDGLVKALLEQRQAARARKDYAAADAVRDRLKALGVVVEDTPQGPRWSLATTTTDEGN, encoded by the coding sequence GTGACACTTCGCTTGTACGACACCGCAACAGCAGCAGTGCGTGATTTCGAGCCGGTCCACCCGGGCAAGGTCGGGATCTACCACTGTGGGCTGACGGTGCAGGGTGCCCCGCATGTCGGGCACATCTACAAGGAAGTGGTCTTCGACGTCCTGCGGCGCTGGCTGGAGCGGTCCGGCTACGAGGTGACCGTGATCGCGAACGTGACCGACATCGAGGACAAGATCCTCACGAAGTCGGCCGAGCGCGGCGTCCCGTGGTGGGCGCATGCCTACGAGTTCGAGCGCGAGCTGCACTGGGCGTACGACGTCCTCGGCTGCCGCCCGCCGACGTACGAACCGCGCGCCACCGGGCACATCCCGGAGATGCTCGAGATGATCGCCGAGCTGATCGAGGGCGGGCACGCGTACGTCGCTCCTGACGGGTCCGGCGACGTCTACTTCGACGTGAAGTCCTGGCCGGCGTACGGCGCTCTGTCGCACCAGCGGATCGACGACATGGAGGCCGCCGAGGACGCGGACCCGCGCGGCAAGCGGGACCCGCGCGACTTCGCGCTCTGGAAGGGCTGGACCGACGCCACGCCGCGGACCGCCTCCTGGCCGGCCCCCTGGGGTCGCGGCCGCCCGGGCTGGCACATCGAGTGCTCGGCGATGGCTGGCAAGTACCTCGGCGACGAGTTCGACATCCACGGCGGCGGGCTGGACCTGCGGTTCCCGCACCACGAGAACGAGCTGGCCCAGTCGACCGCGGTCGGGCAGAAGTTCGCCCGGTTCTGGATGCACAACGCGCTCGTCACCACGGCCGGCGAGAAGATGTCGAAGTCGATGGGCAACAGCGCCGTCGTGCGGAACGTCGTCGAGCGCGTGCGCCCGATCGAGCTGCGGTACTACCTGGTGCAGTCGCACTACCGTTCGGTCGTCGAGTTCTCGTTCGAGGCGCTCGACGAGGCCGCGAAGAGCTTCCAGCGGATCGAGGGCTTCGTGACCCGGGCCGTCGAGGTGACCGGTGGCGTCGAGCCGGACGCCGAGCTGCCGGGTGACTTCGTGGCCGCGATGGACGACGACCTGGGTACGCCGGCCGCGATCGCCGTACTGCACAACACCGTGCGGGACGGCAACAAGCTGGTTGCCGACGGCGACTCGGAGGCGCTGCGCGAGGTGCTGGCGTCGGTGCGCGGGATGCTCGGCGTGCTCGGGCTCGACCCGCTGGCCGAGCCGTGGGTGTCTCGGGCCGGCGGCAGCGACGAGCTCACCGAGGTGGTCGACGGCCTGGTGAAGGCGCTGCTCGAGCAGCGCCAGGCAGCACGGGCGCGCAAGGATTACGCCGCCGCGGACGCTGTCCGCGACCGGTTGAAGGCGCTCGGCGTCGTCGTCGAGGACACACCGCAGGGACCACGCTGGTCTCTCGCGACAACTACGACTGACGAGGGAAACTGA
- the rlmB gene encoding 23S rRNA (guanosine(2251)-2'-O)-methyltransferase RlmB, with amino-acid sequence MPGNSQRKGAIRKKPRGNPTAGSGGRVRRGLEGKGPTPKAVDRTKHPAHKRAKAAERAKDRTERTRRPARKDNESAVEWVYGRNPVVEALRAGVPAAALHVAEGTERDARLREALLVAVETGVSVLEVPRAELDRVTSGGSHQGVALQIPPYEYAHPDDLLDRAHAAGEVPLIVALDGVTDPRNLGAITRSAAAFGAHGVVVPERRTASMSASAWKTSAGAAARIPVARAGNLNRALKSYKDAGLLVIGLDMNGAVDLPSFEAATEPIVLVIGSEGKGLARLVRENCDLIVSIPMTSATESLNAGIAAGVTLYEISRRRA; translated from the coding sequence GTGCCAGGCAACAGCCAGCGTAAGGGCGCCATCCGGAAGAAGCCGCGGGGGAACCCGACGGCCGGGTCCGGCGGCCGGGTCCGCCGCGGACTCGAGGGCAAGGGGCCGACGCCGAAGGCCGTGGACCGGACCAAGCACCCGGCGCACAAGCGGGCGAAGGCGGCCGAACGGGCCAAGGACCGGACGGAGCGCACCCGCCGCCCGGCGCGCAAGGACAACGAGTCCGCGGTCGAGTGGGTGTACGGGCGGAACCCGGTGGTCGAGGCCCTGCGTGCCGGCGTACCGGCCGCGGCCCTGCACGTTGCCGAGGGCACCGAACGGGACGCCCGGCTGCGCGAGGCGCTGCTGGTCGCGGTCGAGACCGGAGTATCGGTGCTCGAGGTGCCGCGCGCGGAGCTCGACCGGGTCACCTCGGGCGGCTCGCACCAGGGCGTCGCGCTGCAGATCCCGCCGTACGAGTATGCGCACCCGGACGACCTGCTCGACCGGGCGCACGCCGCCGGCGAGGTGCCGCTGATCGTCGCGCTCGACGGCGTGACCGATCCCCGCAACCTCGGCGCGATCACGCGGTCCGCCGCGGCCTTCGGGGCGCACGGTGTCGTGGTCCCGGAACGCCGTACGGCGTCGATGTCGGCCTCGGCCTGGAAGACCTCGGCCGGCGCCGCGGCCCGGATCCCGGTCGCCCGCGCGGGCAACCTCAACCGGGCGCTCAAGTCCTACAAGGACGCCGGCCTCCTGGTGATCGGCCTCGACATGAACGGCGCCGTGGACCTGCCGTCCTTCGAGGCCGCCACCGAGCCGATCGTCCTGGTGATCGGCTCCGAAGGTAAGGGCCTGGCCCGACTGGTCCGCGAGAACTGCGACCTGATCGTCTCGATCCCGATGACCAGCGCCACCGAGTCGCTGAACGCCGGCATCGCCGCCGGCGTCACCCTCTACGAAATCTCCCGCCGCCGCGCTTGA
- a CDS encoding type II toxin-antitoxin system Phd/YefM family antitoxin: MRTIGLRELNQNPSKAVARVRAGETIVVTDRGRPVLRLVPEDEHPGVLQHLLDSGEVSPPAELGMPDLMLELAPEVDSLSDLLIEDRDKERRR, from the coding sequence ATGAGGACGATCGGGCTGCGGGAGCTGAATCAGAATCCGTCGAAGGCGGTGGCTCGGGTGCGGGCCGGTGAAACGATCGTCGTGACTGACCGGGGCCGTCCGGTGCTTCGTCTTGTGCCCGAAGACGAGCATCCGGGTGTTCTGCAGCATCTGCTGGACTCCGGCGAGGTGTCCCCGCCGGCCGAGCTCGGGATGCCGGATCTGATGCTGGAGTTGGCGCCAGAGGTCGATAGCCTGTCCGACCTGCTGATCGAGGATCGCGACAAGGAGCGGCGCAGGTGA
- a CDS encoding type II toxin-antitoxin system VapC family toxin — MIYLDSCALLKFIKPEAESAALRAWRGALPADAELVTSELASLEITRTLLRAGINHQQVPYFAAQAVRGVYLADLTSTVLARAMAYRTAKLGSLDAIHLASAEPFRSDLSEFVTYDKELAAAAEELGFPVLSPA, encoded by the coding sequence GTGATCTACCTCGATTCCTGCGCCCTGCTCAAGTTCATCAAGCCGGAGGCCGAGTCGGCGGCTCTGCGTGCCTGGCGTGGGGCGTTGCCTGCGGACGCTGAGCTGGTCACCAGCGAACTCGCGAGCCTGGAGATCACCCGCACGCTTCTCCGTGCGGGGATCAATCATCAGCAGGTGCCGTACTTCGCCGCGCAAGCGGTCCGCGGCGTATATCTGGCCGATCTCACCTCGACGGTGCTCGCTCGGGCGATGGCGTATCGCACGGCCAAGTTGGGCTCTCTTGACGCCATCCACCTGGCGAGCGCGGAACCGTTCCGCTCGGACCTGTCCGAGTTCGTTACGTACGACAAGGAGCTGGCCGCTGCGGCCGAGGAGCTCGGTTTCCCGGTCCTGTCGCCGGCCTGA
- a CDS encoding S1 family peptidase, producing MSPFRRTTALLAAAGLAAAGLLATQASAAPVNPSTLSTLSSAAISSALAENATIPGTAWQTDPDGRIIVSYDPTVTGAKLAKLTSVTKQYGDRIKLEKMSGKLTKFIAGGDAIYSGQYRCSLGFNVRSGSTYYFLTAGHCTNIGSSWYSNSAKTTLLGTRYGTSFPGNDYGIVKYSTSYTNHPGTVDLYNGSSQDITSAGNASVGQAVKRSGSTTGVHSGSVTATNATVNYAEGTVTGLIRTNVCAEGGDSGGALFAGSVALGLTSGGSGNCSSGGTTYFQPVTEVLSRYGVSVY from the coding sequence ATGTCCCCATTCCGCCGTACCACCGCACTCCTGGCCGCGGCCGGGCTTGCCGCCGCCGGACTTCTGGCAACGCAGGCCTCGGCCGCACCGGTCAATCCGTCCACCCTGTCCACATTGTCGTCAGCCGCGATCTCGTCCGCCCTGGCCGAGAACGCGACGATCCCGGGTACGGCGTGGCAGACCGACCCGGACGGCCGGATCATCGTGTCGTACGACCCGACCGTCACCGGCGCGAAGCTGGCGAAGCTGACCAGCGTCACCAAGCAGTACGGCGACCGGATCAAGCTCGAGAAGATGTCCGGCAAGCTGACGAAGTTCATCGCCGGCGGCGACGCCATCTACAGCGGGCAGTACCGCTGTTCGCTGGGCTTCAACGTGCGCAGCGGCAGCACGTACTACTTCCTGACCGCTGGTCACTGCACCAACATCGGCTCCAGTTGGTACTCCAACTCGGCCAAGACCACACTGCTCGGCACCCGGTACGGGACGAGCTTCCCGGGCAACGACTACGGGATCGTCAAGTACAGCACGTCGTACACGAACCACCCCGGGACCGTGGACCTCTACAACGGCTCGTCCCAGGACATCACGTCCGCCGGCAACGCCTCGGTGGGGCAGGCGGTCAAGCGCAGCGGTAGCACGACCGGTGTGCACAGTGGCTCGGTCACCGCGACGAACGCCACGGTCAACTACGCCGAAGGCACTGTCACCGGCCTGATCCGCACGAACGTCTGCGCGGAAGGCGGCGACTCCGGCGGCGCGCTGTTCGCCGGCTCGGTAGCCCTCGGCCTCACCTCCGGCGGCTCCGGCAACTGCTCCTCCGGCGGCACCACCTACTTCCAGCCCGTCACCGAAGTACTCTCCCGCTACGGCGTGAGCGTCTACTGA
- a CDS encoding S1 family peptidase, with translation MKTLRRTAVMVAAAALALTAAVPAGADPVKPPRLSAKAITKTLNDQIYTPGTAWMTQPDGTVLVSYDPTVTGTKLSKLTGLTKQLGSNVKLEKLPGKLQKYISGGMATYGGEYKCSVGFNVQRRGKYYFLTAGHCGVDAARWYQDPGHKVFTGAVHHASYPWNDYALVVYRTDIPLKVPGGSVYLYNGRSQDITRAANPGLNQLVYRSGATSGLHSGRVTGLNSVVNYGDGRVAGLIRTSVCAEPGDSGGPLFYRQWAFGLTSGGSGDCTSGGVTYFQPVVEALNAYGVSIY, from the coding sequence ATGAAAACTCTCCGACGAACTGCGGTCATGGTGGCGGCCGCCGCTCTCGCCCTCACCGCCGCCGTACCGGCCGGGGCCGATCCGGTGAAGCCGCCCCGTCTCTCCGCCAAGGCGATCACCAAGACGTTGAACGACCAGATCTACACCCCCGGTACGGCGTGGATGACGCAGCCGGACGGCACCGTGCTGGTGTCGTACGACCCCACGGTCACCGGCACGAAGCTGAGCAAGCTGACCGGCCTGACCAAGCAGCTCGGGTCGAACGTCAAGCTCGAGAAGCTGCCAGGCAAGCTGCAGAAGTACATCAGCGGCGGCATGGCGACGTACGGCGGCGAGTACAAGTGCAGCGTCGGCTTCAACGTGCAGCGACGCGGCAAGTACTACTTCCTCACTGCCGGTCACTGCGGTGTCGACGCGGCCCGCTGGTACCAGGACCCGGGCCACAAGGTGTTCACGGGCGCGGTGCACCACGCCAGCTACCCGTGGAACGACTACGCACTGGTCGTCTACCGCACCGACATCCCGCTGAAGGTGCCGGGCGGCAGCGTGTACCTGTACAACGGTCGCTCGCAGGACATCACCCGGGCGGCGAATCCGGGCCTCAACCAGCTGGTCTACCGCTCCGGCGCCACCAGCGGCCTGCACAGCGGTCGCGTGACCGGGCTGAACTCGGTCGTGAACTACGGCGACGGACGCGTGGCCGGCCTGATCCGCACCAGCGTGTGCGCGGAGCCGGGTGACTCGGGCGGTCCGCTGTTCTACCGCCAGTGGGCGTTCGGTCTCACCTCCGGTGGTTCGGGCGACTGCACCTCGGGCGGCGTGACCTACTTCCAGCCGGTCGTGGAAGCCCTCAACGCCTACGGGGTCTCCATCTACTGA
- a CDS encoding TetR/AcrR family transcriptional regulator has translation MTTVVPGRRTRRQSELLDRLLSLFLEQGFSRFTLDDLAAELRCSKTTLYALAPSKEQLAVEVVKHYFKNATAQVESAVARQTRHDRRIAAYLNAVADALRPASRTFLDDVATFAPARSVYERNTRIAAERVRTLIEDGINNKMFRQVDIAFAAEMIAHTMQAIQRGDIARRTGLNDAEAYRELASFVLHSLRLD, from the coding sequence ATGACAACAGTCGTTCCCGGGCGGCGGACCCGCCGGCAGTCCGAGCTGCTCGACCGGCTCCTGTCCCTGTTCCTCGAGCAGGGGTTCAGCCGGTTCACCCTGGACGACCTGGCCGCCGAGCTGCGCTGCAGCAAAACGACCCTGTATGCGCTGGCGCCGAGCAAGGAGCAGCTCGCCGTCGAGGTGGTGAAGCACTACTTCAAGAACGCCACCGCGCAGGTCGAGTCCGCGGTGGCCCGGCAGACCCGGCACGACCGGCGGATCGCGGCGTACCTGAACGCGGTCGCGGACGCGCTGCGGCCTGCCAGCCGGACCTTCCTCGACGACGTGGCGACGTTCGCGCCCGCCCGGTCGGTGTACGAGCGAAACACCCGGATCGCGGCCGAGCGGGTCCGGACGCTGATCGAGGACGGCATCAACAACAAGATGTTCCGGCAGGTCGACATCGCGTTCGCGGCCGAGATGATCGCCCACACCATGCAGGCGATCCAGCGCGGCGACATCGCCCGGCGGACCGGACTGAACGACGCCGAGGCCTACCGCGAACTCGCCTCGTTCGTACTGCACTCCCTGCGCCTGGACTGA